In Xiphophorus maculatus strain JP 163 A chromosome 18, X_maculatus-5.0-male, whole genome shotgun sequence, a single genomic region encodes these proteins:
- the agfg1 gene encoding arf-GAP domain and FG repeat-containing protein 1 isoform X3: MAASAKRKQEEKHLKMLREMTSLPPNRKCFDCDQRGPTYANMTVGSFVCTSCSGILRGLNPPHRVKSISMTTFTQQEIEFLQKHGNEVCKQIWLGLYDDRTSSVPDFREPQKVKEFLQEKYEKKRWYVPPEQAKVVASVHASISGSSNSSTNSTPEVRPLKSLLGDSAPTLHLTKNTPPNQSPVVSRGQHHQQQFHEKKFDLLSDLGGDIFAAPANVNSASGSSFANFAHFNSHTTPAAAQNVSAGAGFANFDAFGNTPAPQTSFQPPNTAFTVLSSSRSVGEFTAALPLQSSHSSASGGLANANFANFDNFPKSCSADFGSFSSSSQSNSTRADKDVVQSTNVPVDRYAALADLDNMFSSAKTEEGSGIAGGVSSAAAASAGVAGLPQKQSAGIAGGDRYAALAELDTVFSSSAPATSVYNTSSTSQGNVFGSETVASAQAQQVLPGMPQGFGAAPSTNPFVAAGVAPAAAPTNPFQCNGRAAHVAAAAAPFGTGSMSMPSGFGNASAYNLPTSFSGTFQQPFPGQPPFTQPPAFPQQPNGGGFPAFGQTKPVMTPFGQPVGAPVVPNNPFLGGAPPAQYPAGGSSTNPFL; encoded by the exons ATGGCGGCGAGCGCGAAACGAAAACAGGAGGAGAAACATCTGAAGATGCTGAGAGAAATGACGAGTTTGCCTCCCAATAGAAAGTGCTTTGACTGCGATCAGCGCGGCCCAACCTATGCCAACATGACTGTGGGTTCTTTCGTGTGCACCTCCTGCTCTGGCATCTT ACGAGGACTGAACCCACCCCATAGAGTTAAGTCTATCTCCATGACAACATTCACGCAACAGGAAATCGAGTTCCTACAGAAACATGGCAATGAG GTATGTAAACAGATCTGGCTCGGTCTTTATGACGACAGAACCTCATCAGTACCAGACTTCAGAGAACCACAGAAAGTCAAGGAGTTCCTTCAAGAGAAATATGAGAAGAAGAGATG GTATGTGCCTCCTGAACAAGCCAAGGTTGTGGCATCGGTCCATGCTTCCATCTCCGGTTCCTcaaacagcagcaccaacagcACCCCAGAGGTCAGACCGCTTAAATCACTGCTGGGGGATTCGGCCCCCACTCTGCACTTGACTAAGAATACCCCACCAAATCAG TCTCCAGTAGTGAGCCGTGGGCAACACCATCAACAGCAGTTccatgaaaaaaagtttgaccTCCTCAGTGACTTGGGTGGAGACATCTTTGCAGCCCCAGCCAATGTGAACTCAGCCTCTGGCTCCAGCTTTGCTAACTTCGCACATTTCAACAGCCACACAA cacctgcagcagcacagaatGTCAGCGCAGGGGCAGGATTTGCAAATTTTGATGCGTTTGGGAACACCCCTGCACCACAGACGTCATTTCAGCCTCCAAATACAG CGTTCACTGTGCTCTCATCCAGCCGCAGTGTGGGTGAGTTTACCGCTGCTCTGCCTCTCCAAAGTTCACACA GTAGCGCCTCAGGGGGACTAGCAAATGCCAATTTTGCAAATTTTGACAACTTCCCCAAATCGTGTAGTGCTGACTTTGGATCCTTCAGTTCCTCCTCCCAGAGTAACTCCACAAGAGCTGACAAAGACGTTGTACAGAGTACTAACGTTCCCGTCGATAGATACGCAGCCCTGGCTGACCTGGATAACATGTTTAGCTCTGCCAAAACAGAGGAAG GGAGTGGTATTGCTGGAGGTGtgagctctgctgctgcagcctcagCAGGAGTTGCTGGTTTGCCTCAGAAGCAGTCAGCAGGCATTGCTGGGGGCGACCGTTATGCTGCTCTTGCAGAGCTCGATACTGTCTTCAGCTCCTCAGCACCTGCCACCAGTGTTTACAACACCTCTAGCACTTCCCAAGG TAATGTCTTTGGCTCAGAGACAGTTGCCTCAGCACAAGCACAGCAAGTGTTACCCGGTATGCCTCAGGGCTTTGGAG cagcacCATCAACTAACCCGTTTGTAGCTGCTGGTGTCGCCCCTGCAGCAGCTCCCACCAACCCATTCCAATGCAATGGCAGAGCGGCACATGtggcagctgcagcag CACCTTTTGGCACAGGCTCCATGAGTATGCCATCAGGATTTGGAAATGCTTCTGCCTACAATCTCCCTACCAGCTTCAGTGGAACATTCCAGCAACCCTTTCCTGGCCAGCCCCCCTTCACTCAGCCTCCAGCGTTTCCTCAACAACCCAACG GTGGGGGATTCCCAGCGTTTGGCCAGACGAAGCCTGTTATGACTCCTTTTGGACAGCCAGTGGGAGCCCCTGTGGTCCCTAACAACCCCTTTCTG GGTGGCGCTCCACCCGCTCAGTATCCTGCAGGAGGCTCGTCAACCAACCCCTTCTTATAG